One Euphorbia lathyris chromosome 1, ddEupLath1.1, whole genome shotgun sequence DNA segment encodes these proteins:
- the LOC136210516 gene encoding protein transport protein SEC16B homolog encodes MASNPPFHMMEDQTDEDFFDKLVDDDFGPTSSDTFKKLAEGSDSDEAKAFSNLSIEDTSVDDGVEVKGQSELASGVYTEESNALDSSYSLGPSDVIKANNDVIVSQVAPDPVVSKTIESSKSGVKEVGWSSFYADSVPNGNHGFGSYSDFFNDLDDTPEAFPDLDNTPPEAFPSLDDTREAFPGKAIESEPFPGKAIESANVENKDGVGLHNSVSHVEYQAGALSFEESVDETANGQDLNSSQYWESMYPGWKYDANTGQWYQVDDFGTAASLQESFNANAGNALAAVSDGKSELNYLQQTSQSLVGTVAETSTSQSVSTWNQVPQETDNGYPEHMIFDPQYPGWYYDTIAQEWRSLESYTSSTQSTTIQNNDQQKQNEFAINDAYSQHNNSVYGGHEQADKHGSQVYDSQGQHGMWGETYSNYNQQNLWQPDSVARSDTASNFVVNQQSQNSYVSNLSMTNHVDQQKSYNSLGTVPSYDKMSQGHVEANGFMPNGSFVQQFNQGNVKQNEQMNVLNDFYGSQKQVNVAQQSYQSSQQFNYAPNTGRSSAGRPPHALVTFGFGGKLIVMKDTSSSSLGNSSFGQELPSGSISVLNMLEILSGSTNNVQSVGGSKELHSYFHALCQETFPGPLMGGNVGSKELHKWIDERISNCESCDMDYRKAEVLKLLLSLLKIACQHYGKLRSPFGTDALSKESDAPESAVAKLFASANRNGTQFTDYSALSQCLQGLPSEGQIRATASEVQKLLVSGRKREALQCAQEGQLWGPALVLATQLGDQFYVDTVKQMALRQLVAGSPLRTLCLLIAGQPADVFSTETPITSGPTSAMSQQPIQFGANCMLDDWEENLAVITANRTKDDELVIIHLGDCLWKERSEIAAAHICYLVAEANFESYSDSARLCLIGADHWKHPRTYVSPEAIQRTELYEYSKVLGNSQFILLPFQPYKLVYAYMLAEVGKVSDSLKYCQAILKSLKTGRGAPEVETWKQLVLSLDERIRTHQQGGYTNLAPGKLVGALLNFFDSTAHRVVGGPRGLPPPVPSSSQGNLQGSDHHHQPMVARVSASQSTMAMSSLVPSESVERISEWTGDGNRLKMHSRSVSEPDIGRTPRQVDSSKETSPGSHGKTSGSGTASRFGRFGFGSQLLQKTVGLVLRPRSDKQAKLGEKNKFYYDDKLKRWIEEGVDPPAEEAALPPPPTTSAFQNGTPDYNLKSALKNDGSPPSSGSPTFKSAAPLDHSSGIPPIPTSSNQFSARGRMGVRARYVDTFNQGGGSSAKLFQSPSVPAVKPPVSVNAKFFVPSPPPASENSMETFAENVPESSGIAENPSTSAGNSFESPSKMNMQRFPSMGNISRNENGVNGNAPALSFSSPSRRTASWSGSFNSPLSPPRAMEPSPLGEPMRRVPSSSFMPVDPSMANMQMNRNTSIGDDLQEVEL; translated from the exons ATGGCTTCCAATCCTCCATTTCACATGATGGAGGATCAGACGGATGAAGATTTCTTTGATAAGTTAGTGGACGATGATTTCGGGCCTACCAGTTCCGACACTTTTAAAAAGCTTGCCGAGGGAAGCGATTCTGATGAAGCCAAAGCGTTTTCAAATCTGAGTATTGAGGATACAAGCGTGGATGATGGAGTTGAGGTGAAAGGCCAGAGTGAATTAGCATCCGGTGTCTATACAGAGGAAAGTAATGCATTGGATTCATCATACTCATTGGGACCCAGTGATGTCATCAAGGCAAATAATGATGTTATTGTATCTCAAGTTGCACCAGATCCTGTAGTGAGTAAAACTATTGAATCCTCGAAATCAGGCGTTAAGGAGGTAGGCTGGAGTTCATTTTATGCTGATTCTGTACCGAATGGAAATCATGGATTTGGTTCATATTCGGATTTTTTTAACGATTTGGATGATACTCCTGAGGCCTTTCCTGATTTGGATAATACTCCTCCTGAGGCTTTTCCTTCTTTGGATGATACTCGCGAGGCTTTTCCTGGGAAGGCCATTGAAAGTGAGCCTTTTCCTGGGAAGGCCATTGAAAGTGCCAATGTAGAGAACAAGGATGGTGTTGGATTGCATAATTCAGTTAGTCATGTGGAATATCAAGCTGGTGCACTAAGCTTTGAGGAATCTGTTGATGAGACTGCAAATGGGCAGGATCTGAACAGCAGCCAGTATTGGGAGAGTATGTATCCTGGGTGGAAGTATGATGCCAATACTGGGCAGTGGTATCAAGTGGATGATTTTGGTACAGCAGCATCTCTGCAGGAGAGTTTCAATGCAAATGCAGGGAATGCATTGGCCGCGGTTTCTGATGGGAAATCAGAACTGAATTATTTGCAGCAGACTTCACAATCTTTGGTGGGAACTGTGGCTGAGACTAGCACATCTCAGAGTGTATCTACTTGGAATCAGGTACCTCAGGAGACTGATAATGGTTACCCTGAACATATGATTTTTGATCCTCAATATCCTGGCTGGTATTATGATACAATTGCGCAAGAATGGCGCTCCCTGGAAAGTTATACATCATCTACTCAATCAACAACTATTCAAAATAATGATCAACAGAAGCAAAATGAATTTGCTATTAATGATGCATATTCACAACATAATAACAGCGTTTATGGTGGACATGAGCAAGCTGACAAGCATGGATCACAAGTCTATGATAGCCAGGGTCAGCATGGTATGTGGGGTGAGACTTATAGTAACTACAATCAGCAAAATTTGTGGCAACCTGACAGTGTTGCTAGGAGTGATACTGCATCAAATTTTGTTGTGAACCAGCAATCACAGAATTCTTATGTTTCAAATCTGTCCATGACCAATCATGTGGATCAGCAGAAATCTTATAATTCTCTGGGCACAGTTCCATCATATGACAAAATGAGTCAGGGTCATGTGGAGGCTAATGGTTTTATGCCTAATGGGAGTTTCGTTCAGCAGTTTAATCAGGGAAATGTAAAGCAGAATGAACAAATGAACGTGTTGAATGATTTTTATGGCAGTCAAAAACAAGTAAATGTTGCCCAGCAATCATATCAGAGCAGCCAGCAGTTTAATTATGCACCCAACACAGGGAGATCATCGGCTGGCCGTCCTCCACATGCATTAGTTACATTTGGATTTGGTGGGAAGCTCATAGTAATGAAAGATACCAGTTCAAGTTCTCTTGGAAACTCATCATTTGGTCAG GAACTTCCAAGTGGCTCAATATCTGTTCTGAATATGCTGGAGATTCTCTCGGGCAGTACCAACAATGTTCAAAGTGTTGGAGGAAGTAAAGAGTTACACAGTTATTTTCATGCTCTTTGCCAAGAGACCTTTCCAGGTCCATTGATGGGAGGGAATGTTGGAAGTAAAGAGTTACACAAGTGGATAGATGAGAGGATTTCCAATTGTGAATCATGTGACATGGATTATAGAAAAGCTGAAGTACTCAAATTGCTACTCTCTTTACTTAAAATAGCATGCCAACATTATGGAAAACTTCGATCTCCTTTTGGCACTGATGCTTTGTCGAAG GAGAGTGATGCTCCAGAATCAGCAGTTGCAAAGCTTTTTGCGTCTGCCAATAGGAATGGCACACAGTTCACGGACTACAGTGCTTTAAGCCAATGCTTGCAGGGTTTGCCATCTGAAGGACAAATTCGG GCAACAGCGTCTGAGGTACAAAAACTTCTGGTTTCTGGTAGAAAGAGAGAGGCTTTACAATGTGCCCAAGAAGGCCAGTTGTGGGGACCTGCACTTGTGCTTGCAACACAGCTTGGTGATCAG TTCTATGTTGATACTGTCAAGCAAATGGCACTTCGCCAGCTGGTGGCAGGATCTCCCTTGCGGACATTATGCCTGCTAATTGCAGGGCAACCAGCAGATGTGTTTTCTACTGAGACCCCGATTACTAGTGGCCCTACTAGTGCTATGTCTCAGCAGCCAATCCAG TTTGGGGCAAATTGCATGCTTGATGATTGGGAGGAAAATTTGGCTGTAATAACTGCAAACAGAACAAAAGATGATGAGCTTGTGATTATACATCTTGGAGATTGCTTATGGAAGGAAAGAAGTGAG ATTGCTGCTGCACACATCTGCTATTTAGTGGCAGAAGCCAATTTTGAATCATATTCAGACAGTGCCAGACTCTGTCTTATCGGAGCTGATCACTGGAAGCATCCTCGAACTTATGTTAGTCCAGAAGCTATTCAG AGAACTGAGTTGTATGAATATTCAAAGGTGCTTGGAAACTCCCAGTTTATCCTGTTACCATTTCAGCCATATAAGTTGGTCTATGCATACATGCTGGCTGAAGTTGGCAAAGTTTCTGATTCCTTAAA GTATTGCCAGGCAATATTAAAATCTCTTAAAACTGGCCGAGGAGCACCAGAAGTAGAAACATGGAAACAATTAGTATTATCCCTTGATGAGAGGATTAGAACCCATCAACAg GGTGGATACACAAATTTGGCTCCAGGAAAGTTAGTTGGTGCATTGCTCAACTTTTTTGATAGTACAGCACATCGTGTTGTTGGGGGGCCTCGGGGTCTACCACCACCTGTTCCATCATCATCACAAGGAAATTTGCAAGGTAGTGATCATCATCACCAACCAATGGTGGCTCGGGTATCAGCTAGTCAATCAACAATGGCAATGTCATCACTAGTGCCTTCTGAATCTGTCGAGCGGATAAGTGAATGGACAGGAGATGGCAATAGACTGAAAATGCATAGCAGAAGTGTCTCTGAGCCAGATATTGGTAGAACTCCAAGACAG GTTGACTCATCAAAGGAAACCTCTCCTGGTTCACATGGAAAAACATCAGGTTCAGGCACAGCGTCTCGATTTGGTCGTTTTGGGTTTGGTTCACAGCTTTTGCAAAAGACTGTTGGGTTAGTCTTACGGCCCCGTTCAGATAAACAG gctaaattgggCGAGAAGAACAAATTCTATTATGATGACAAGCTTAAGAGGTGGATAGAGGAAGGTGTTGATCCCCCAGCTGAAGAAGCAGCATTGCCACCCCCACCAACTACTTCAGCCTTCCAGAATGGGACGCCTGACTACAACTTGAAGTCTGCACTAAAGAATGATGGATCTCCTCCCTCTAGCGGGAGCCCAACATTTAAGAGTGCAGCTCCTTTGGACCATTCTTCAGGGATTCCACCCATTCCGACGAGTTCAAATCAATTCTCAGCTCGTGGACGGATGGGTGTACGAGCAAG GTATGTTGACACTTTCAACCAAGGTGGTGGAAGCTCGGCGAAGTTATTCCAATCACCTTCTGTTCCAGCTGTCAAACCTCCTGTTTCTGTGAATGCAAAGTTTTTTGTTCCCAGTCCTCCACCAGCGAGTGAAAATTCTATGGAAACATTTGCAGAAAATGTGCCAGAAAGTAGTGGAATTGCTGAAAATCCTTCAACATCTGCTGGTAACTCCTTTGAATCTCCCTCAAAAATGAATATGCAAAGGTTCCCCAGCATGGGTAATATTTCAAGAAACGAAAATGGAGTAAATGGCAACGCTCCTGCTCTTTCATTTTCATCTCCTTCGAGACGAACAGCCTCATGGAGTGGAAGCTTCAACAGTCCACTTAGCCCTCCACGGGCAATGGAACCATCACCTCTTGGTGAACCAATGCGCCGGGTTCCATCATCATCTTTCATGCCAGTTGATCCTTCCATGGCAAATATGCAGATGAACAGAAATACCAGCATCGGAGACGATCTTCAGGAGGTGGAACTATAG